GAACCATTTTTTGGACTTTACCATTTTCTTATATCTGCAATAAGGTAATTTTAAGGTTCTCAAAAAATAAATTTATCTCTTGACTTCATTAATAATTTAAAGATATAGTGTGGACAGCTTAAAATATGGCAACTATTAATATTGCGGACAGTGATTGGGAAGAAAAAGTTTTAAAAAGTTCGACTCCTGTATTGGTAGATTTCTGGGCAACATGGTGCGGCCCATGCAAAATGGCAGAGCCGGTTTTAGAAGAACTGTCAAATGAATATGCAGGTAAAGTTACAATTCTCAAGGTTGATGTTGATGCAAATCCGCTCGAATCAGGAAAATTAGGAATAATGTCAATTCCGACAACTGTTTTATTTAAAGACGGAAAAGAAATTGGTAGACAAGTAG
The Patescibacteria group bacterium genome window above contains:
- the trxA gene encoding thioredoxin, whose translation is MATINIADSDWEEKVLKSSTPVLVDFWATWCGPCKMAEPVLEELSNEYAGKVTILKVDVDANPLESGKLGIMSIPTTVLFKDGKEIGRQVGFSGKGSFEDLIKKGI